The following is a genomic window from Halobellus ruber.
GTCGACCCCGAGAAGCCGAACCTCTTGGCCACGGTCGAAGGCGCCGGCGACCGGACGCTGTGTTTCAACGGTCACGTCGACACCGTCCCGTTCGACCCCCGCGATTGGTCGTACGACCCGCTTGGCGAACGGGTTGCCGCCGCCGACGCCGACCCGGACACGGAGGGCGACGGCGACCTGTTCTACGGCCGCGGGACGACCGATATGAAGGGACCGGTCGCCGCGATGGTCCAGGTCGCGGTGGCGTATGCGACCACCGGAACCGAGCCGCCCCTCGATCTGCTGTTCGCGTTCGTGAGCGACGAGGAGACCGGCGGCGACGCCGGGCTGACGACGCTGTTGGAGACGTCCGAGTTCGACCCCGACGCCTGCGTCGTGGGCGAGACCACCGCACGGAACGGCCGGTACTCCGTCTCGGTGGCCGACCGTGGAAACATCTGGCTGACGCTGGAGGCGACCGGGACCGCTGCCCACGGCTCACGGCCGATGATCGGGGAGAACGCCATCGATCGACTGACCGACGCGATCGACCAGCTGCGACGCGATTTCGGCGGCCGAGAGCTGTCGATCGACGCTTCGATGGACGGGATCATCGAGGAGTCCGTCGGCTTCTACGAGCCCGAGGCCGGGGCCGAGGCGACCCGCAGGCTGTACCGGTATCCCACGATCAATCTCGGCATCATCGAGGGCGGAACGGCGATCAATACGGTACCGGCCTCGGCGTGTGCGAGAGTCGACATCCGACTGACTGCCGGGGTCGATACCGGGGAGGCACTCGGCGGGATCCGGAACTGTTTGACCGGACTTGACGGAATCGAGCTCACGGATGTCTCGTGGACCCGCGGATCGTACGAACCGCTCGGGAGTCCGATCGTCGAAGCGGGTGCACGGGCAGCCGAACACGTCGTCGACGAACGGGTCTATCGACGGAGTGCGACCGGCGGCGGCGACGCCAAGGTGCTTCGGCACGGGGGGATTCCAACGGTCGAGTTCGGCTTCGGCACTCAGACGGCACACGGCACTGACGAATACACGACGGCCGAGGCCCTGGTTCGGAACGCCGTCAGCTACGGCACGCTCCCGGTCTGCTACGCTCAACTCACGAGCACTGATCGATGACCTCGGCTATCGGAGGGGCCGTTACTCTGATCGCTGGCACGACAAACGGAGTCGCTCCGCTCGTCCGCTGGGCGTCGAATCCCTGTTTCGACTGTTCGGACGGGGTAGTCCCGGGCGGATTCGAACCGCGAAGGCTCGAATCCTCTCGCCTTCTGGGTGTCGAATCCGCGTTACGGCTACCACTGCTCGCTGACGCTCGCAGAAAGTAGTCCCGGGCGGATTCGAACCGCCGTCGTAGGCTCCAAAGGCCCACATGATTGGCCGCTACACCACGGGACTCCATAGATGACTCACGCCGGGATCTTTGAAAACCCATCGGGTCGCCGCCGAACGCCCGTTGGATCCGGCTCAGTCCGCCCGCTGTTCGCCGGGTTCGACCTGTTCGGCGACGACGTCGAGGTGGCAACACGCGTCGGTCTCCGGGTCGAAACAGTCCGGGCACTCGGGGTTGCGATCGATGATCGTGTCCAGGCGCTCGGCCACCAAGTCGTCGATCACGGGTTCGAGTTCCCGGGCCTCCGCGCGGAACTCGTCGACCGACAGGACGTTCGCGAGGAACCGCTCGATGATGCAGTACGTCTGGAGGGCGTCGCGGGCGCGGACGATCCCCTCGTCGGTGAGGGTGACGCCCTTGTACTTCTCGTGTTCCGCGAGCCCCCGCGATTCGAGCTTCCCGATCATCTCGTTCGCGCTCGCAGGGCTGACGTCCAGCCGATCGGCGAGCGCGCCGGTCGACGCCGGGCCGTCCTCCATCTGTTGGAGCAGGTAGATCGCCTTGACGTACTGATCGGCCGTGTTCATCGTGTCCCTCCGTGGTGCGTCGTGTCTCGTCTCATTGCCGGGTGTTCATCAGTTCGGTAACCTCCTCGACGCCCTGGGCTTCCTCCTCGCGGATCCCGACGAGGATGTCGATGAGGCGGTCGCGGTCGATGCTGAACGACGCCTCCGAGGCCCGGAGCGCGCCGACGAGGTCGTCGTAGAACTTGTACGCCGTCTCCTCGTTACACAGCTGGTCGTAGAGGATGTCGTCGAAGTCCTCCGGCTCTGTCGAGCCGTACTGGGCCTCCACGAGCGCCTCGATCTGCTCGAACGGCACGCTCTCGGCGTCGAGCTGGTCGATCAGGTCCTCCAGGCGCTCGCGGTGTTCCGCCGACTCCTCGGCGGCGTGTTCGAGCAGCGCTTCGATCTCCTGGTCGAGCGGCGGCTCGTCGTCGAGCGACTGGTAGTGGTGGTACGACCGGGCCTCGACCACCTCCTCTAAGACGATCCCGATCTGGAGGAGACGGGCGAGCTGGTGGTCGGAATCCACCTGGTGGCCGACGCTCACGCCCGCACCACCCGAGTTGCGGACGATGCTCCATTCATACTGACTTCTGGGAGACTGTCGGACTTAAGCGATTCCCCTGCGGCCTCACGGTTCCCGGCGCTTCTCCCCGGCCAGGGCCTCCTGCCGGAGCTCCTCGCACCGCTCGGACCCGACGGTGATGTCCGATACCGGCGTCGGGTCACCGTCCTCGTCGACGGCGACGAACACGAAGTACGAGTCGGTGGTCTGCTCGCGGTCGCCGGTCCGCGGCGCCTCGTGGAACGCCTGGAGCCGGACGCGGAGGCTGGTCCGCCCCGTCGCGTAGACGTAGCTCGTGATGACGCAGGTATCGCCCTGCGGGACCGGGCGCTTGAAATCCAGGTTGTTGACGTAGGCGGTCACGCAGGTCTCGCCCGCGTGCCGCATCGCCGACATCGCGCCGACCTCGTCCATCCACCGCATAATGTTGCCGCCGTGGGCGCTGCCGTAGTTGTTGGTGTCGTTGGGCTGGATCCGTTCGCGGTTCTCGATGAACGTCTCGCTGATCGTCGCCATACCGCGTGGTGGAGGGCCGGAAACAAAACACTACGCGCCGACGCTCCGACGACCGCTCTCAGGCCAGCCGTTCCGACGCCAACTCGGCGCCCGCGACGAGGGCTTCGAGCTTCTTCCAGGCGATGTCGGGATGCACGGCGTTTGCGCCCTCGACGACGGTCTCGAAGCCGCAGTCCGCGCCCGCGACGATCCGGCCGGGGTCGCCGACCGCGTCGGCGAACCGCTCGATCCGGTCGGCGACGACCTCGGGGTGTTCGACCACGTTCGTCTTCACGTCGATCACGCCCGGGATCAGCCGCCACCCGTCCGGGAGCGGAAACTCGGCGAAGGTCCGGAACTCGTGCTGGTGGCGGGGGTTCGCACCCTCGACGACCAGTCCTCCAACGTCGGCCTCGTAGAACTGTGGGAGCACGTCCTCGAGGGCGACGTCGCAGTGGTGCGGCCCCTGGTAGTTCCCCCAGCACCCGTGTAGGCGGATCTGCTCGTCGGGGATTCCCGAGACCGCCCGGTTCAACGCCTCGACGTGCGTCTCCACCCGTTCGCGGAACTCGTCGACCGAGTCGTCCTTGTAGGTGAGCGTGAAGCCCGCGAGCAGGTCCGGGGCGTCGATCTGGAGGATCGCGCCCGTCTCGGCGATGAGTTCGTACTCGGTTTCGAGTGCCTCCGCGAGGTCGAAGACGTACGCTTCGGGGGAGTCGTGGTACTCGGTCTCGGTGAACCGGAGGACTGCGCCCGGCGACGGGGCGGTGTGAAACCGCGCGGGGAAGTCGACGCCCTCGGTCGCCGTAGCGTCGTCGAACCGGGCGAGGTCGCGCCGGAGGGCGTCCTCGCCGACGTACTCGATCGGCCCCGTCGCTACCGGCCCGCCGATGTTCTCGGTGTCACCCAGAAGCTCCCGGGCGTACTCCGGGTAGTCGTCGAGGTCGGCGGGCCAGGCCCGCTCGACGGTCCCCTCGCCGAACCCCGACAGCCGGTTCGTGACGTCGACGGAGTAGGCGATCCGGCTCTGTTCGCCGTCGTTCGCGACATCGATCCCGGCCTCGGCCTGCCGGCGGACGACCTCCCGGACCGACTCGGCGACTGCGTCCTCGAAGGCCGACTCCTCGCGTCCCTCCGGATCGGTCAGTAACCCTCGCAGCCGCTCCGACCGGGGAAGGCTTCCGACGTGAGTAGTCCGGATCCGTGGCGCTGTCATCGCTCGCTACCTGGCAGCGGGCTCACAAAGGGGTGGCGGACGGATGTCGCCGCGGCCGTCGACGCGCCGGTACAGTGACAGCCACAGTCCGGCCGGGAGAGACTGGCGTCGATC
Proteins encoded in this region:
- a CDS encoding M20/M25/M40 family metallo-hydrolase, with product MNTDTLPPAVADYLADNRGELFDFVEALVGFDTQNPPGSTAESVAWLESTLDRPGIDVERFAVDPEKPNLLATVEGAGDRTLCFNGHVDTVPFDPRDWSYDPLGERVAAADADPDTEGDGDLFYGRGTTDMKGPVAAMVQVAVAYATTGTEPPLDLLFAFVSDEETGGDAGLTTLLETSEFDPDACVVGETTARNGRYSVSVADRGNIWLTLEATGTAAHGSRPMIGENAIDRLTDAIDQLRRDFGGRELSIDASMDGIIEESVGFYEPEAGAEATRRLYRYPTINLGIIEGGTAINTVPASACARVDIRLTAGVDTGEALGGIRNCLTGLDGIELTDVSWTRGSYEPLGSPIVEAGARAAEHVVDERVYRRSATGGGDAKVLRHGGIPTVEFGFGTQTAHGTDEYTTAEALVRNAVSYGTLPVCYAQLTSTDR
- a CDS encoding metal-dependent transcriptional regulator, coding for MNTADQYVKAIYLLQQMEDGPASTGALADRLDVSPASANEMIGKLESRGLAEHEKYKGVTLTDEGIVRARDALQTYCIIERFLANVLSVDEFRAEARELEPVIDDLVAERLDTIIDRNPECPDCFDPETDACCHLDVVAEQVEPGEQRAD
- a CDS encoding ferritin-like domain-containing protein, producing MSVGHQVDSDHQLARLLQIGIVLEEVVEARSYHHYQSLDDEPPLDQEIEALLEHAAEESAEHRERLEDLIDQLDAESVPFEQIEALVEAQYGSTEPEDFDDILYDQLCNEETAYKFYDDLVGALRASEASFSIDRDRLIDILVGIREEEAQGVEEVTELMNTRQ
- a CDS encoding acyl-CoA thioesterase, yielding MATISETFIENRERIQPNDTNNYGSAHGGNIMRWMDEVGAMSAMRHAGETCVTAYVNNLDFKRPVPQGDTCVITSYVYATGRTSLRVRLQAFHEAPRTGDREQTTDSYFVFVAVDEDGDPTPVSDITVGSERCEELRQEALAGEKRREP
- a CDS encoding cobalamin-independent methionine synthase II family protein; its protein translation is MTAPRIRTTHVGSLPRSERLRGLLTDPEGREESAFEDAVAESVREVVRRQAEAGIDVANDGEQSRIAYSVDVTNRLSGFGEGTVERAWPADLDDYPEYARELLGDTENIGGPVATGPIEYVGEDALRRDLARFDDATATEGVDFPARFHTAPSPGAVLRFTETEYHDSPEAYVFDLAEALETEYELIAETGAILQIDAPDLLAGFTLTYKDDSVDEFRERVETHVEALNRAVSGIPDEQIRLHGCWGNYQGPHHCDVALEDVLPQFYEADVGGLVVEGANPRHQHEFRTFAEFPLPDGWRLIPGVIDVKTNVVEHPEVVADRIERFADAVGDPGRIVAGADCGFETVVEGANAVHPDIAWKKLEALVAGAELASERLA